The following coding sequences lie in one Bartonella sp. DGB1 genomic window:
- a CDS encoding M48 family metallopeptidase: MQFFRKIFPAKKTVTNGLIGNMIIENHKLPIIVKENKKAKRIILRLSPDRAQVKVTVPVGCEKLELNSFIENNRLWINNRIRKDVESGLVGKFTCQENGFILFKGVKHQLVKGEGRGLTKVSVDKYGNPVIIIYGDERHWSRRIADFLKKEARKEIQSFVKIFSQKLGVSPTSLNYKDTKSRWGSCTSDGSLSFSWRIVMAPPFVLKYLVAHEMSHLLEMNHSERFWKICKKLDQNMEKGREWLKQHGYLLFKLEIS, translated from the coding sequence ATGCAGTTTTTTCGTAAAATATTTCCTGCAAAGAAAACTGTAACCAACGGTTTAATTGGCAATATGATTATTGAAAATCATAAATTGCCTATTATTGTAAAAGAAAATAAAAAAGCTAAACGAATAATTTTAAGACTTTCACCTGATAGAGCTCAGGTGAAAGTGACTGTACCGGTGGGCTGTGAAAAATTAGAGCTTAACTCATTCATTGAGAATAATAGACTATGGATAAATAATAGAATTAGAAAAGACGTAGAGTCTGGATTAGTAGGTAAATTCACTTGTCAAGAAAATGGTTTTATTCTATTTAAAGGAGTTAAGCATCAGTTGGTTAAAGGTGAGGGTAGAGGGTTAACGAAGGTATCTGTTGATAAATATGGTAATCCAGTAATAATTATCTATGGGGATGAACGTCATTGGTCGAGAAGAATAGCTGATTTTTTAAAAAAAGAAGCCCGAAAAGAAATACAATCTTTTGTTAAAATATTTTCACAAAAACTAGGGGTTAGTCCGACTAGCCTAAATTATAAAGATACTAAAAGTAGATGGGGGTCTTGCACTAGTGATGGATCATTGAGTTTTTCTTGGCGTATAGTTATGGCGCCGCCTTTTGTGCTGAAATATTTAGTAGCTCATGAAATGTCACATTTATTAGAGATGAATCATAGTGAGAGATTTTGGAAAATATGTAAAAAATTGGATCAAAATATGGAGAAAGGAAGAGAATGGTTAAAGCAACATGGATATCTATTGTTTAAATTGGAGATATCTTAA
- a CDS encoding monovalent cation/H+ antiporter complex subunit F: MNFWIIEYTAIISEFLLCISIAIISYQIITAPDTAGRLIGMDFLYLILSVFTLILAIYYQTTYYWNIAFIICLLGFIISTIFTKFLLKKKAIDK; encoded by the coding sequence ATGAACTTTTGGATTATTGAATATACTGCTATTATAAGTGAATTTTTACTTTGTATATCAATAGCTATTATTAGCTATCAAATAATAACTGCACCTGATACGGCGGGGCGCCTAATTGGCATGGATTTTTTATATCTTATTTTATCCGTTTTCACCCTAATATTAGCAATATATTATCAAACTACATATTATTGGAATATTGCTTTTATCATTTGTTTACTTGGTTTTATTATATCCACCATTTTCACAAAATTTCTTTTAAAAAAGAAGGCTATAGATAAATAA
- a CDS encoding Na+/H+ antiporter subunit C has product MEFALSLIIGSIFSGGIWLILRSNTYQVILGVSLLSHAVNLFIFCCQGIKSRASVIVSSEKITNLSEYIDPVPQSLVLTAIVINFSMTALIFLIFIFVKSYLRTENVDGRNDE; this is encoded by the coding sequence ATGGAATTTGCACTATCCCTAATAATAGGATCTATTTTTAGTGGTGGAATATGGCTAATTTTACGATCTAATACTTATCAAGTTATCTTAGGAGTTTCTTTATTATCTCACGCTGTCAATCTATTTATTTTTTGCTGCCAAGGTATAAAATCTAGGGCGAGTGTTATTGTTTCTAGCGAAAAAATAACTAATCTTTCTGAATATATAGACCCTGTTCCGCAATCATTAGTATTAACTGCAATTGTTATAAATTTTTCTATGACAGCATTAATCTTTTTAATTTTTATCTTTGTAAAAAGTTACCTACGAACAGAAAATGTAGATGGAAGGAATGATGAATGA
- a CDS encoding alpha/beta hydrolase, with protein MQKTAQISIIDDIAIAVRSRISNNNNIHLMWCGGYRTSMLSGKASAIDTYAESKDLSYLRWDYAGHGESAGDFFQQNFSSWLEQAYQLYKTNISAPLLLIGSSLGGWISLCLAQKLIKEGRKIAGILLIAPAIDFTTRLLLPSLSEKDQDTLNQQGFILYGNPWNFMMPFTKNFIEDSKKHLLLTKNLQFQCPIHIIHGLKDEIIPFSHIEYCLSHLPRDNVTVTTIADGDHRLSRPEDLSKIIRILDNMVIENAVFS; from the coding sequence ATGCAAAAAACAGCCCAAATATCAATCATTGATGATATAGCCATTGCTGTGCGATCAAGAATATCAAATAATAATAATATTCATTTGATGTGGTGTGGAGGTTATCGTACATCTATGTTAAGTGGAAAGGCTTCAGCAATTGATACATATGCTGAATCTAAAGATCTTTCGTACCTAAGGTGGGATTATGCCGGTCATGGTGAATCTGCGGGGGATTTTTTTCAGCAAAATTTTTCTAGTTGGTTAGAGCAGGCTTATCAATTGTATAAAACTAATATTTCAGCACCGTTATTGCTAATAGGGAGTTCTCTCGGTGGCTGGATAAGTTTATGTTTAGCTCAAAAATTGATTAAAGAAGGACGAAAAATCGCCGGTATTTTGTTAATAGCACCAGCAATAGATTTTACTACCCGCTTATTATTGCCATCTTTGTCAGAAAAAGATCAAGATACATTAAATCAACAAGGATTTATTTTATATGGTAATCCTTGGAATTTTATGATGCCATTTACTAAAAATTTTATAGAGGACTCTAAAAAACATCTATTATTAACAAAAAACTTGCAATTTCAGTGTCCTATCCATATTATACATGGATTAAAAGATGAAATAATTCCTTTTTCACATATAGAATATTGTTTAAGTCATTTGCCAAGAGATAATGTAACTGTTACAACCATTGCGGATGGTGATCATCGATTATCTAGACCGGAGGATTTAAGCAAAATTATAAGGATTTTAGATAATATGGTAATTGAAAATGCAGTTTTTTCGTAA
- the infC gene encoding translation initiation factor IF-3: protein MRRSPRATIPSKEGPRANADIRVPQVQLINAEGQNIGIISKQEAQNMADEANLDLVEIVPNATPPVCKIIDLGKLKYQNQKKAAEARKKQKTVDLKEIKMRPNIDTNDYNVKMKAINRFLADGDKVKVTLRFRGREFAHQELGMKLLVKVKDETAEVAKTELEPSMEGRQMIMILAPR, encoded by the coding sequence ATTCGTCGATCACCCAGAGCGACCATCCCTTCTAAAGAAGGACCCAGAGCGAACGCAGATATCCGCGTACCCCAAGTACAACTCATCAATGCAGAAGGGCAAAATATTGGTATAATAAGCAAACAAGAAGCCCAAAATATGGCAGATGAAGCTAACTTAGATTTAGTGGAAATTGTACCTAACGCTACCCCACCAGTATGTAAAATTATAGATTTAGGTAAATTAAAATATCAAAATCAAAAAAAAGCAGCAGAAGCACGTAAAAAACAGAAAACTGTTGATCTAAAAGAAATTAAAATGCGACCTAATATTGACACAAATGATTACAATGTCAAAATGAAAGCCATTAATAGATTTCTAGCGGATGGTGATAAAGTAAAAGTCACTTTAAGATTCAGAGGTAGAGAATTTGCTCACCAAGAATTAGGCATGAAACTATTAGTAAAAGTAAAAGATGAAACAGCTGAAGTCGCAAAAACAGAATTAGAGCCTAGTATGGAAGGGCGACAAATGATAATGATATTAGCTCCACGTTAA
- a CDS encoding proton-conducting transporter membrane subunit, whose amino-acid sequence MSIFFNNLLILPILIPLITAILLLLISNKYRSIKWWGSFISSVLLVFVCLLIVIHLQKVPNATLIYSLGNLPVPIAITLVADHLSTFFLLITSIILLCSLLFALGHWHKEGDYFYSLVQFLTLGINGCFLTGDLFNLFVFFEIALCASYGLALYGMTIIRLKIILHYLIINLLISAFFLIAIAILYGSLGTLNIAHIYIKLSTLDLNEFNLTKIGLIFLVISLLVKVGMWPLGFWMPLAYARVISPVAVMFLMLSKVSLYIILRNIALIKEHCELLFEGWELTFIFWGGLATTIYGLILALSYRSINYIISSGAVISSGIILLMIAYDVNKLIAELLFYFTTATFALAGLFLLSELINRCVARTNNLPQPKGVKQIISNKILFLGISFIFFAISFIGIPPFAKLAIYHKIFLNFYEQNSHAQINYQSWILALVLLFSGFIYFLAFIRYGIKTFWNVRIYNTNKLYYVEILSISFILLILLSSSFFIKFFWSYLNKIEQQYKKPGIYTETILPKQLIEKELSK is encoded by the coding sequence ATGAGTATATTTTTCAATAATTTACTTATTTTACCCATTCTTATACCATTAATTACGGCTATTTTATTACTGTTAATAAGCAATAAATATCGTTCAATAAAATGGTGGGGCAGTTTTATTTCCTCAGTGTTATTAGTGTTTGTCTGTTTATTAATTGTTATTCATTTACAGAAAGTGCCTAATGCTACTTTAATTTATTCGCTAGGAAATTTACCGGTACCAATTGCAATTACTTTAGTTGCAGATCATCTATCAACTTTTTTCTTATTAATAACCTCTATCATATTATTATGTAGCTTATTATTTGCTTTAGGTCACTGGCATAAAGAAGGAGACTATTTTTACTCCTTAGTACAATTTCTTACCTTAGGTATTAACGGATGTTTCCTGACGGGTGATTTATTTAATTTATTCGTATTTTTTGAAATAGCTTTATGCGCTTCATATGGTTTAGCCTTATATGGAATGACAATCATCAGATTAAAAATTATCTTACATTATTTAATTATTAACCTACTTATTTCTGCTTTTTTCTTAATAGCTATTGCTATTCTATATGGATCTTTGGGAACATTAAATATTGCACATATTTATATTAAATTATCAACTCTGGACTTAAATGAATTTAATCTAACAAAAATAGGTTTAATATTTTTAGTAATAAGTCTTTTAGTAAAAGTAGGTATGTGGCCCTTAGGATTTTGGATGCCATTAGCATATGCTCGAGTTATTTCTCCAGTAGCAGTAATGTTCTTGATGCTAAGTAAAGTAAGTCTTTATATAATATTAAGAAATATAGCTTTAATTAAAGAACATTGTGAACTGTTATTTGAAGGCTGGGAGTTAACCTTTATTTTTTGGGGAGGATTAGCTACTACTATATATGGTTTAATACTAGCTTTATCTTATCGTTCTATAAATTATATAATATCTTCTGGTGCGGTTATATCATCTGGAATTATTTTATTAATGATAGCTTACGATGTTAACAAACTTATTGCAGAATTATTATTTTATTTTACTACAGCTACTTTTGCATTAGCAGGACTGTTTCTATTATCTGAATTAATTAACCGCTGTGTAGCCCGCACAAATAACTTACCCCAGCCTAAAGGAGTAAAACAAATTATCTCAAATAAGATTTTATTCCTCGGCATTAGTTTTATATTTTTTGCTATCAGCTTCATTGGTATTCCACCTTTTGCAAAATTAGCTATTTACCATAAAATATTTTTAAATTTCTATGAGCAAAATTCACATGCACAGATAAATTATCAAAGCTGGATCTTAGCATTAGTATTATTATTTTCTGGCTTTATCTATTTTTTAGCTTTTATCAGATACGGAATAAAAACTTTTTGGAATGTGAGAATATATAATACCAATAAATTATATTATGTGGAAATATTGTCTATTTCATTCATTTTATTAATATTATTATCTAGTAGCTTTTTTATAAAATTCTTTTGGTCTTATCTAAATAAAATAGAGCAACAATATAAAAAGCCTGGAATATATACAGAAACTATATTACCAAAACAACTTATTGAAAAAGAACTAAGTAAATGA
- a CDS encoding invasion associated locus B family protein: MKRIYLLLIIALVVLVSNPVLAAKPEKMNQYGSWGSYKFIDVNNKKICYILSKPIRSSPDNVNHGENYFLVTKRNVVNNSTNEPQIIAGYNFKKASKVIVTIDSSKFVFFTEDNFAWLANPAEEATFINTMRKGSTMEIQATSARGTSTKYSYSLKGVTSGLQNIQRCN, encoded by the coding sequence ATGAAAAGAATATATTTGTTACTTATTATTGCTTTAGTTGTATTGGTGTCTAATCCAGTATTAGCAGCGAAGCCCGAAAAAATGAATCAGTATGGATCATGGGGTTCGTATAAGTTTATTGATGTTAATAATAAAAAAATTTGTTATATTTTGTCTAAGCCAATTAGATCTTCACCTGATAATGTAAATCATGGCGAAAATTATTTTTTGGTAACAAAACGTAATGTTGTAAATAATTCTACTAATGAACCGCAAATTATTGCAGGTTATAATTTTAAAAAAGCTAGTAAGGTTATTGTTACTATAGATAGTTCTAAATTCGTTTTTTTCACTGAGGATAATTTTGCATGGTTAGCTAACCCTGCGGAAGAAGCAACCTTTATTAATACTATGAGAAAAGGTAGTACCATGGAAATACAGGCAACTTCTGCTAGAGGTACATCTACTAAATATAGCTATTCTCTAAAAGGAGTAACATCTGGATTGCAAAATATTCAAAGATGTAACTAA
- a CDS encoding cation:proton antiporter: MTHIPLWLTILVSIFMLCSCLVILITSIYFCLIKSYFSKLQILSMAVNLGLFLIVLAVVCYFGWFFPTLIFKLSLLFIFVFLTSPIGMIMLAFLGWQQKKK; the protein is encoded by the coding sequence ATGACCCATATCCCTCTTTGGCTAACGATATTAGTCTCTATTTTTATGCTATGTAGTTGTTTAGTCATTCTAATAACTTCCATATATTTCTGTTTAATAAAATCTTATTTTAGTAAACTGCAAATATTATCAATGGCAGTTAATTTAGGGCTATTTTTAATAGTGTTAGCAGTAGTATGCTATTTTGGTTGGTTCTTCCCCACACTAATTTTTAAATTATCCCTATTATTTATCTTCGTTTTTTTGACTAGCCCAATTGGAATGATAATGCTGGCATTCTTAGGTTGGCAACAGAAGAAAAAATAA
- the lepA gene encoding translation elongation factor 4, with translation MVTKLEHIRNFSIVAHIDHGKSTLADRLIQITGGLETREMKEQILDSMDIERERGITIKAQTVRLNYTAKDGQKYILNLMDTPGHVDFAYEVSRSIAACEGSLLVVDASQGVEAQTLANVYQAIDNNHEILVVLNKVDLPAAEPERVKAQIEEVVGIDATNSVEISAKTGLGIENVLEAIVKQLPAPTVGDINAPLKAMLVDSWYDSYLGVIVLVRVIDGFLKKGQTIRMLGTGAKYPVERVGVFTPKMLAVDSLTPGEIGFITASIKEVADTKVGDTITLDSRPTEKPLDGFKSVQPVVFCGLFPIDAADFEQLRAAMGKLRLNDASFSFEMETSAALGFGFRCGFLGLLHLEIIQERLEREFNLNLIATAPSVVYRMTMLDGSIKELHNPADMPEVMKITAIEEPWIRASIMTPNDYLGAILKLCQERRGIQIDLSYIGTRAMVSYDLPLNEVVFDFYDRLKSISKGYASFDYQIIDYREGDLVKMSILVNGETVDALSVLVHRSAAEKRGRNMVEKLKDLISPHMFQIPIQAAIGGKIVARETIRALRKDVTAKCYGGDVSRKRKLLEKQKEGKKKMRQFGKVEIPQEAFIQALKMSDK, from the coding sequence AGAAACTAGGGAGATGAAAGAGCAAATCCTCGATTCAATGGATATTGAACGTGAAAGAGGTATAACAATTAAAGCTCAAACGGTTAGATTAAATTATACAGCTAAAGATGGTCAAAAATATATTTTAAACTTGATGGATACGCCAGGGCATGTGGATTTTGCTTATGAAGTATCACGTTCTATAGCTGCATGCGAAGGATCATTACTAGTAGTTGATGCCTCACAGGGCGTAGAAGCGCAGACTTTAGCAAATGTATATCAAGCTATTGATAATAATCATGAAATATTAGTGGTTTTGAATAAAGTAGATTTACCTGCTGCGGAACCTGAACGAGTTAAAGCGCAAATCGAAGAGGTAGTAGGTATAGATGCAACTAATTCGGTGGAGATTTCTGCTAAAACAGGTTTAGGTATTGAGAATGTATTAGAGGCAATAGTTAAGCAATTACCAGCTCCTACTGTAGGTGACATAAATGCTCCGTTGAAAGCTATGTTAGTTGATAGTTGGTATGATAGCTATCTGGGCGTGATAGTATTAGTAAGAGTTATCGATGGCTTTTTAAAAAAAGGGCAAACTATTCGTATGTTAGGGACAGGAGCTAAATATCCTGTAGAGCGCGTAGGTGTTTTTACTCCTAAAATGTTAGCGGTAGATAGTTTAACGCCTGGTGAAATTGGTTTTATTACTGCTTCTATTAAAGAAGTTGCTGACACTAAAGTCGGTGATACAATAACCTTAGATAGTCGCCCGACTGAGAAACCATTGGATGGGTTTAAATCTGTGCAACCGGTAGTATTTTGTGGGTTATTTCCAATAGATGCTGCTGATTTCGAGCAATTAAGGGCCGCAATGGGTAAATTGCGTTTAAATGATGCTAGTTTTTCTTTTGAAATGGAAACATCGGCTGCCCTAGGCTTTGGTTTTAGATGTGGTTTTTTAGGTCTGTTGCATTTAGAAATTATTCAAGAGCGTTTAGAGCGTGAATTTAATTTGAATCTTATAGCAACGGCTCCTTCTGTTGTTTATCGTATGACAATGCTAGATGGTTCCATTAAAGAGTTACATAATCCTGCCGATATGCCAGAAGTGATGAAAATCACTGCAATTGAAGAGCCTTGGATTAGAGCATCAATTATGACGCCAAATGATTATTTAGGTGCTATATTGAAATTATGTCAGGAAAGACGCGGAATTCAAATAGATTTATCATATATTGGTACCAGGGCTATGGTTTCTTATGATTTACCATTAAATGAAGTGGTTTTTGATTTTTATGATAGATTAAAATCTATTTCTAAGGGTTATGCATCATTTGATTATCAGATTATTGATTATCGTGAAGGTGATCTAGTAAAAATGTCTATATTAGTTAATGGAGAAACAGTTGATGCATTATCTGTTTTAGTTCATAGATCTGCGGCTGAAAAAAGGGGCAGAAATATGGTAGAAAAGTTAAAGGATTTAATATCGCCGCATATGTTTCAGATTCCAATTCAGGCTGCTATAGGCGGTAAAATTGTTGCAAGAGAAACTATCCGTGCTTTACGTAAAGATGTTACAGCTAAATGTTATGGTGGTGATGTTTCTAGAAAAAGAAAATTATTAGAGAAGCAAAAAGAAGGTAAGAAAAAGATGAGGCAATTCGGTAAAGTAGAAATACCGCAAGAAGCCTTTATTCAAGCTTTAAAAATGAGTGATAAATAA
- the mbhE gene encoding hydrogen gas-evolving membrane-bound hydrogenase subunit E — protein sequence MLGKSLLLALLLLPFLGAFLIGIIKIKKAYIAGIIVTSCAIIIISLYPFIFFQGKITIFIPWVESLNLNLSFDLDGLAWLFCFLIFGIGSLIILYSYYYLPKNQDSTRFFCLLLLFAGSINVIILSSNLIILYLFWELTSLFSFFLIGYEYKNHLARKAAQMSLIVTSFGGIMLFFSFILIGGLIDSYQIDDVIHNAHVIINSEFYPLILTCLLIGALSKSALFPFHFWLPNAMVAPTPVSAYLHSATIVNLGIYLLIKLLPAFADTKLWFFMLGYAGLTSLVLGAFQAIFQQDLKKLLAYSTISNIGLIAVLLSLGSPLSCVAAIFHVINHTIFKASLFMSTGVIAKETETRDIRQLKGVYSLMPITSKLMIVATAAMAGVPLLNGFLSKEMFFYETTTVHLYSWLDTITPYMATFAASLSVVYSMRLVGGIFNFSENKHKKIKEPKLWMRFPIEFLVFLCLLIGMLPQWTIGPFLYNAAYAVLKEKTPYYNLQLWHDFSYTIFMSLVAFLFGILLYILFNDKLNKIENNYKFNALYLFSSFLQIIFEKIALQLRYWLSVKGLQNQLRIIIIITIILIIYYIPYFKITEYEINSSFPLLFFAILTSCLVLICCYASDKKRIASFIYLSIIGLNVCFAFLILSAPDLALAQLLVDMIITFLTLLGLYWIPQKRYTANKIRITSNKTKINDIILAVIFGAIVTFISYVLMYEDINTSVGEYFLYKTYQATGAHNSITALLSAFRSFDTLGEILVLIICALIIFAAFARLHKNKKLSSNIIKQTMNNYKLYYNDLYIPSLFMQWASPFIVIFSIYILFQGHDNTGGGFPAGIIIALSIIVQYMSLRNNNMQEKLKIIALYGVIAGILLIISAGIIPIFLGKNFLALWYYETKLFLWGNFSISSMIVFDFGVFLTVAGVILLIIFALASLPKKSTIITKPSKHTLKKEEEN from the coding sequence ATGCTTGGGAAAAGTTTACTGCTAGCATTGCTATTACTACCCTTCCTAGGTGCTTTCTTAATTGGAATTATAAAAATAAAAAAAGCTTATATAGCTGGTATCATAGTTACCAGCTGTGCCATTATTATTATTAGTTTATATCCTTTTATTTTCTTTCAAGGAAAAATAACTATTTTTATTCCTTGGGTAGAAAGTCTAAACTTAAATTTATCTTTTGATCTTGATGGTCTAGCCTGGTTATTTTGTTTTTTAATCTTTGGAATAGGCTCATTAATAATTTTATATAGCTATTACTATTTACCTAAAAATCAGGATTCTACTCGCTTTTTTTGTCTATTACTATTATTTGCAGGTTCAATAAATGTAATAATATTATCAAGCAATTTAATAATTTTATATTTATTTTGGGAATTAACTAGCCTATTTTCCTTTTTCCTTATAGGTTATGAATATAAAAATCACCTTGCTCGCAAAGCTGCGCAAATGTCTTTAATCGTCACTAGCTTTGGTGGAATAATGCTATTTTTTAGCTTTATTCTAATAGGAGGTTTAATTGATTCCTATCAAATAGATGATGTAATTCATAACGCACATGTCATTATTAATAGTGAATTTTATCCTCTAATTTTAACCTGCCTATTAATAGGTGCATTAAGTAAAAGCGCTTTATTTCCTTTTCATTTCTGGTTACCAAATGCTATGGTCGCCCCCACACCGGTTTCCGCTTATTTACATTCTGCTACTATTGTTAATTTAGGTATATATTTATTAATAAAATTATTGCCTGCTTTTGCTGATACTAAGTTATGGTTTTTTATGCTAGGCTATGCTGGACTTACCTCTCTAGTTTTAGGTGCCTTTCAGGCAATATTTCAGCAAGATCTTAAAAAATTACTTGCTTATTCTACTATTAGTAATATTGGTTTAATAGCCGTTCTATTAAGTCTAGGTAGTCCTTTATCATGTGTAGCCGCTATCTTTCATGTTATTAATCATACCATTTTCAAAGCCTCGTTATTTATGTCTACTGGAGTTATTGCTAAAGAAACAGAGACTAGAGATATAAGACAATTAAAAGGTGTATATTCACTTATGCCAATAACCTCTAAATTAATGATTGTTGCTACCGCCGCTATGGCGGGGGTTCCTTTATTAAATGGTTTTCTATCCAAAGAAATGTTTTTTTATGAAACTACAACCGTACATCTATATTCTTGGCTAGATACAATAACACCATATATGGCTACTTTTGCAGCTAGTCTTTCTGTCGTCTACTCGATGCGTCTTGTTGGAGGAATCTTTAATTTTTCTGAAAATAAACATAAAAAGATCAAAGAACCAAAATTATGGATGCGCTTTCCCATTGAATTTCTAGTTTTTTTATGCCTACTAATAGGAATGTTACCGCAATGGACTATTGGACCATTCTTATATAATGCTGCTTATGCTGTATTAAAAGAGAAAACTCCTTACTACAACTTACAATTATGGCATGATTTTTCTTATACTATATTCATGAGTTTAGTAGCTTTTTTATTCGGTATATTATTGTATATTTTATTTAACGATAAATTAAATAAAATAGAAAATAACTATAAGTTCAATGCTCTTTATTTATTTTCATCATTTTTACAAATTATCTTCGAAAAGATTGCTTTACAATTGCGTTATTGGCTTTCAGTAAAAGGATTACAAAATCAATTACGCATTATAATAATAATCACTATAATATTAATAATATATTATATCCCATATTTTAAAATAACTGAATATGAAATAAATAGCAGTTTCCCATTATTATTTTTTGCTATCTTAACATCTTGCTTAGTATTAATATGCTGTTATGCTTCTGATAAAAAAAGAATAGCCTCTTTTATATATCTAAGCATTATTGGTTTAAATGTATGTTTTGCTTTTCTGATATTATCTGCTCCTGATCTAGCTCTAGCACAATTATTAGTAGATATGATAATAACTTTTTTAACCCTATTAGGGTTATATTGGATTCCACAAAAAAGATACACCGCAAATAAAATTAGAATAACTTCTAATAAAACAAAAATTAACGATATTATTCTAGCTGTCATTTTCGGAGCAATAGTAACTTTTATCTCTTATGTATTGATGTATGAAGATATAAATACATCTGTTGGAGAATATTTTTTATATAAAACCTATCAAGCCACAGGTGCACATAATAGTATAACAGCACTTTTATCAGCCTTCCGTAGCTTTGATACATTAGGAGAAATATTAGTTCTAATAATTTGTGCTTTAATCATATTTGCCGCGTTCGCCCGTCTTCACAAAAACAAAAAACTATCTTCCAATATCATCAAGCAAACCATGAATAACTATAAGCTATATTATAATGATTTATATATACCCTCTCTATTTATGCAATGGGCATCTCCTTTTATTGTTATTTTTTCAATTTATATTCTATTTCAAGGTCATGACAATACTGGAGGAGGATTTCCTGCAGGGATAATTATAGCCTTAAGTATTATTGTTCAATATATGTCACTCCGCAACAATAATATGCAAGAAAAACTTAAAATCATCGCATTATACGGGGTGATTGCGGGAATATTATTAATAATAAGTGCCGGAATTATACCGATTTTCTTAGGAAAAAATTTCTTAGCATTATGGTATTACGAAACAAAATTATTTTTATGGGGAAATTTTTCTATTAGCTCGATGATCGTTTTTGATTTTGGAGTATTTCTTACCGTTGCAGGAGTAATCTTATTGATTATTTTTGCTCTAGCTAGTCTGCCTAAAAAATCCACCATAATAACAAAACCATCTAAACATACGTTAAAAAAGGAGGAAGAAAATTAA
- a CDS encoding Na+/H+ antiporter subunit E produces the protein MKQQKVKLISSPILTIFLLSSWLIIHKFGWNSFFIGLIFLFILIIIYSTCSTKLPLKKIFLLIKFIFCLIKSFIIGSIKFLFILITFKFNPKKQGIVKIPLKIDNNKMLLCLSLILSSSPGTLWIKYNKTKKLLYVHRLNLTEKDKTNPRHLIEQHEKLVKELFQ, from the coding sequence ATGAAACAACAAAAAGTTAAATTAATATCTTCTCCTATTTTAACTATTTTTCTGTTATCATCTTGGCTAATCATACATAAATTTGGCTGGAATAGTTTTTTTATCGGCTTAATTTTTCTCTTTATATTAATAATAATTTATTCTACTTGCTCCACTAAATTACCACTTAAAAAGATTTTCTTACTAATTAAATTTATTTTTTGTCTTATTAAAAGTTTTATCATTGGTTCAATAAAATTTTTATTTATTTTAATAACCTTTAAGTTTAATCCAAAAAAGCAGGGCATTGTCAAAATACCATTAAAAATTGACAATAATAAAATGTTGTTATGTCTATCATTAATTCTATCCTCTTCTCCTGGAACATTATGGATTAAATATAATAAGACTAAAAAATTATTATATGTACATCGTCTTAACTTAACTGAAAAAGATAAGACTAACCCTAGGCATTTAATTGAACAACACGAAAAATTAGTAAAGGAATTATTTCAATGA